The Leucobacter viscericola genome includes a window with the following:
- a CDS encoding GNAT family N-acetyltransferase, whose protein sequence is MGDSAGALVSRELRGHEEFRAAAELYVRVFQYRAPEFALNPNLLSAIAQNGGSAVGVFTPRDEMIGFAYGFAGRDAHQNDFHYSQAATVDPRFQGKGVGRLLKLQQARVAERWGHQTMRWTFDPTLARNAHFNFDSLGAVGIDFLPSYYSRPGSDRILVEWTLAGRQTLRVPAQAPGAHVAPSLGAADWGFVREDGEAQWIAFPAVPVQNEAEAARVSERLAKALQQAFLSGRVLIRCARLNDDTAAYLAVPGTREETV, encoded by the coding sequence GTGGGTGACTCTGCGGGTGCTCTTGTGAGTCGCGAACTGCGCGGTCACGAGGAGTTTCGAGCTGCTGCGGAGCTGTACGTCAGAGTATTCCAGTACCGCGCTCCCGAGTTCGCCCTGAATCCAAATCTCTTGAGCGCGATTGCCCAAAACGGCGGGTCAGCCGTGGGTGTCTTCACCCCGCGGGACGAGATGATCGGCTTCGCATACGGCTTTGCCGGGCGAGACGCGCATCAGAACGACTTTCATTATTCGCAGGCCGCGACCGTAGATCCCCGTTTCCAGGGAAAGGGTGTGGGGCGCCTGCTCAAACTTCAGCAGGCTCGAGTTGCTGAGCGGTGGGGCCATCAGACAATGCGCTGGACGTTCGACCCGACGCTGGCCCGAAATGCTCACTTTAATTTTGACTCGCTCGGTGCAGTGGGCATCGATTTTCTGCCGAGCTATTACTCGCGGCCGGGTTCTGACCGCATTCTTGTTGAGTGGACGCTCGCCGGGCGCCAGACACTGCGTGTGCCCGCGCAGGCACCGGGAGCACACGTTGCGCCCTCCCTCGGAGCAGCTGATTGGGGATTTGTTCGCGAGGACGGCGAGGCTCAGTGGATCGCCTTTCCCGCTGTTCCCGTGCAGAATGAGGCTGAGGCTGCCCGCGTGAGTGAACGGCTGGCAAAGGCGCTTCAGCAGGCATTTTTATCGGGTCGAGTGCTGATCCGATGCGCTCGACTCAACGACGATACCGCAGCGTACCTCGCTGTGCCAGGAACACGGGAGGAAACCGTATGA